TTTATCTTATGAACTTCAATAACTTCCTGTGAGGGCACATGGTTGGAGGGTGTTTTATGTTCTATCTTCTGTTCAATCACTGCAGTTGCAAGGGTTCCGAAAGCACTTTCAACGAGGGCGCCTATTACCAAATCTATCATTTAACCCCCTCTCAGAGTTATGTGAGAACATTATTATAAAAGTTTATCATTGCGTTTTCTTGGTGATAAAATGTTCCTCAGGAACTACCGCTTTTCCCCGGGTTACGGGCCGGAATGGGGCAGCGGCGGAATCTTTGGGCTGAGATACCACAACGGGACGCTCTACTTCACCCTCGCCTTCGAGGCACAGGCCTATTTCATCGACGTGAAATCGGATGAAGAGAAAACCTATGACTTCACGCTCGTTGGGGAGGCACCTACGAGCGGCGGCGACACATACAACGCCGTTGAAACCGTCGACGAGTTTATCTACTTCGGCGGCTGGGTTCACGCTCCAGCCGTTTACAGGGAAGAAGACCGGAGGATACTCTTCACCAACAAGTACTCCCACGTTCACGTCTACGACACTGAAGAAGGCTCAGTAAAGCTCCTCTGGAGGGACTCCATCCACCACGCGACGGAGTGGGCCGGCGAGGTGAGCGAGATAATCTACGACCCCTACGGCGACCGCCTTTTGCTCGCGAGGGAGGACGGCCACGCGAACCTCGGCGTTTATTCCCTCGACAGGAGAACCGGGAAGGCCGATACCTTAATCCATGAGCCGTCTCCAAAGGGAACCCTCGTGCACGACACCGCCTTCTTCGGAATCGGGAACAACTTCACGGAAGGGCTGAGGGAGTTTAGGGCCTTGGACTTCATAAGCGGAAGGTGGGAGGCATTCAAACCGGGGGAAAGCGTCGATGGAAAGCCCTACATCCGGCCAGAGCTGGGGGCGATGGCCTCGGCCTACAATAGGGCGTTCGCCTTCGTCCGCGGCGGAATCTTCGCAGGAAACCCATTCATGGGCGAGGAGTTTAGCTTTTACCGCCTCTTCGACTTCAACACATTCTACGCGCCCTTCCGGGTGAACGCGGTCAACGTTGGAGGCGGTATTCTAACGGCCTTCAACGCGCATCACGACGCGGTTTACAGGCCGGATTCCAATGAGTTTGGGATGCAGTGGGCCACGACCAACACCATCGTTGGCCCGAGCCTTCTCGTTTACATCGCTCCCCCGATGGTCAAGATTGTTGGAACCTTCGGCGCAAGGGTTACAAGCATCGAGAAGATGAACGGAAAGCTTCTCATCGCCGCCAACAGCGCACCCAACACCGGCGCGACCGAGGCGACGCCCTTCGACACGGGCAACAGGGACTTGGTGGTTCTTGACGAGAGGATAATCCAGGAGAGACCTCCCTCGGTGAGCTTCTCCATCCCCCTCGCCCTTCAGGGAACGAGAACCTTCGGGGGAATCCCTCTCGACGGCTACCGCGAGCCGAGGCTGATCCTGAAGCTCTCCGAGGACAACAGGCTGACCGTTTACGAGTACGACCTCTCACTGCCAGCTACCGGGGCGGAGTCAGAAGTCTTCGAACTCGATAAGGGAAAGAATGTGATTGACCTGAGTACCTTCGGTGGGATAGTGAGCTTCGAACTATTGAAGAAGGACTTCAAAGGAAAGGTGAAAATAGATCTGAGATAACCCCCAGACATTTAGGCATTACAACTCCTCGATGAACCTCCTAGCATCGGAGGGATTGTTTAGATTTATCCCCCTAATCCCCCACATCCTTGCAATGAACCAGAGTTCCCGGATGTAGTCCCCCGGAACAGCCGAAAGATGATTCGCACCCATGACGTTCAGAAAGGTTTCTTTGTCTAGGGGATTCTTGATAGCCGTGTGGGGCCATTGCTTACCCCATAGTAGCTTTTCTTCTATTTTCTCGTCGATTTCAACTCCCTCTCCGAGGAAATAGAGGAGGTAATACCTCCCGTCTCTCCGTATTAATCTCACGAATGTGAAGGTTGCTGAGGGTGTGCGGTATGTGAGTGCGGCCCCGCTTTTTCCCTGGCACTGCCCCTGGAGCGTCGTTCCCCCGAGGTTCTCCTCGGGGTCTTCGCTTAATCTAGCATAATAGAGAGAAGATGCCCCGCAGTTTGCTATTATGACCACGTCGTCGTCGAGGTACTTTATGTCCCCAAAGAGAGGAGGTTTGTGACTCAGGAAGTAGAGGATTGAGGAGCTGATTGTGCCCTTAATATCCCCCTCACAGGTTGCAGGTATTACCCCCTTTTCTCCCTCTGCATCAACTGGGAAGGGGAAAAGCGCAGGGATTAAGCAGGCTGTGGTTCCATAGACCTCACTCAACTCGGGCTGACACTTTATTGATACCCCGGCAACGTTTTTGTCGGTTAACTCCTTTGATGCCAAGTAAAGCCGTATTTGGCGCTTTAGACTCTCGGGTGTCAGCATCCTTCCATCAAATTTAACCTCCGTTTTTGATAGCAACCATTCGTAGAATTCATCCACCCTCTTCGCATCGATTTCTCCGGCCTTTTTCACGATGAGGTACTGATCAACCATCAGAAAATCTTCCACCATACGTTTGAGCCCTGGGATATCGTCCATAAGGTGCTCCATTCCTAACGTGTAGGGGGATCCGAAGATAAGGAGGGGGTGGGTTGAGAGCTCTCTAACGGCTTCAGCGGCTCTAGCCCAACTCAGAAGAGAAGAGGTGTCCCCTTTTAGCCTAAAGTGCCGGAGAGTGTGCTCGTGTATGGAGCTCTCCCATAGAGAGGCCCCCACGGATGTTATGCAAGTGGAACCCGCCCATGCAGGGTCGTCATCTGCGTAGAGGAGCAGCGGGACCTTTGATTCCCTTGCAAAGGCCGTTACGAGATTGCTCTCGGTCCAGTGCCAGAGTCCAATAATGGCTCCCGCAACATCCTTCGAGGCAACCATCCTTGCAGCCCTGACGCTTTCCTCTTTTGAGTCTATCCCAAAGTTTCTGCCGTCCTTGAGGGAAGAGTATTTTCCGAGCTCCGAATTCAGATCGATCACGCCAAAACCACGGTTTCTCAGGAATGACACGAGAGTCTCGTGCTTTTCTTTCATTGCACTCTCCCTTTCTGATGAAAGAGATGTTGGTCGGGGATCTGTGAAAGTTACAACGGCCAGCATGTTTTCACCTCAGAACAGGGCTTCTCCGTGTTCATTGAAGAGGTGGGCCCTCCTGATGTTCACCACTAACCCGACCTCTGAACCTTCTTCCACCCGGGATTCCGGCGGAAGGGAGGCCGTGAGGGAATATCCTCCCAGGGACATGTGGACGATTTTCTCGTTTCCGAGGTTTTCCAAAATGTCCACACGGCCCCTTATCGTGTTCTCCTCATCGTGTACGGGGGAGATGTCCGCATCGTATATGTCCTCCGGCCTTATTCCGAGGGTTAATGTTTTTCCCGTGTAGCCACTGGCGAGTTCCAGCTGTCCTGCGGTCAGTCTCAGATGGAAGTCTCCAAAGTCCATTCTACCGTCTTCAAGAAGGGTCCCCTCAAGGAAGTTCATTGGTGGTGTACCAATGAATCCGGCAACAAAGGTGTTTGATGGCCTGTTGTAAACTTCTTCTGGCGTACCAACCTGCTGGAGCTGTCCTTTGTTTATCACCGCGATCCTGTCCCCCATCGTCATTGCCTCTACCTGGTCGTGGGTAACGTATATCGTGGTAACCCCCAGATGCCTCTGGAGCTTTTTGAGCTCCGCCCTCATCTTTACCCTGAGTTTTGCATCGAGATTGCTGAGCGGCTCGTCCATCAAGAACACCTTTGGTTTTCTTATAATAGCCCTTCCAAGTGCCACTCGCTGTCTCTGACCCCCGCTCAGCTCCCGGGGCTTTCTCCTGAGGAGTTCCATAAGTCCGAGTAGTTCGGCCACTTCCTTAACACGCTGATCTATCTCCTTTTTAGGGACTTTCCTGAGCTTTAGAGGGAATGCCATGTTATCGTAGACCGTCATGTGGGGATAAAGGGCATAACTTTGGAAAACCATTGCTATGTCCCTCTCCTTTGGCGGAACAAAGACACCTTTTTCAGAATCGGCGACGAGATCTTCCCCTATGTAGACCCTTCCCCTCGTGGGTTCCTCAAGACCCGCTATCATTCTGAGCGTGGTGGTCTTTCCGCACCCGCTCGGACCGAGGAGTATCATGAACTCCCCATCTCTCACTTCGAGGTTCATCTCCCTTACGGCAACTACTCCCTCAAACTCCTTCCAAACTCCAACGAGACGGACACCGGCCATCTTCAACACCTCACTCAAGTATGAGACGTATTTTCGTGCTCTCATACTCTTCCAACACGGCGAACATTCCTCCAACCTTCACAACACTTCCATCGATTTTGAGATCAAAATTGTCTATTCCCTCCTCCAGGACGACGCTATAACCCACCACCTGACCTGCCAGAGTCTCAATCTCTCCAGTTGACAAGTTCCGTCCCACTATTTCCGCGTATATCTTTTGGCGTGGCAGATACCTCCGTATCAAGTCAACGGCATGGAAGGTCGTGAAAAACCTGACGTCGTGCTTTTTGTTGACGTCTTCAATGAGAAGCTCTGATTCCTGAAAAGCCTCTCGAACAAATGCATACTGAGCAAAAATAATCTCAGGATACGTTGCTTTAAAGCTCGGAGGATTCCTCGGCCTCAGCCCTATGTTCTGTATGTCAATAACCTCCTTTCCATCGAACATCCCTATGAAATGGTTCAGCCTGTGAAACCTCCTTATGAACAGGTTTCCCTTTCCCCTAATCCCATTTAACGGGGCTTCTCCACCGGTGTATATTGACAGCGTAACACCCCTCTTAAGGGCGTTTTCTAGGTCCTCCTTAATTTCTTCTAGAAATTTCTCGGGTGCCACTAGTATTATCTCGTATTCGCTGCTCTCTATGGACTCACGTACCATCTCGATGGCCTCGTTTATATCTGTCGTTCTCCAGATAGCTGGTTTTTCCTGCCCTTTGCGCTTGGATTTTGAGAGTTCCTCTTCAAACAACTTTCTGAGGTCGTCTATGTCGCTCTTCAACCTCATAAATGCTATCGATGGCGAGAACGCTGCGTAAACACGTGGGCTTCCTTCCACCTCGGTAACGAAACCACGTGCCTTGAGGGAGGTCACGGTATCGTAAACCCTGTTGTAGGGTATTCCACTTTCCTCAGATATTTTCCTGGCAGTGCTTGGACCGTTTACGAGGAGAGTCCAGTATGTGAGAACCTCGTACTTCGTGAACCCGAGTCCCATCATG
The DNA window shown above is from Thermococcus sp. and carries:
- a CDS encoding DUF2139 domain-containing protein; the encoded protein is MFLRNYRFSPGYGPEWGSGGIFGLRYHNGTLYFTLAFEAQAYFIDVKSDEEKTYDFTLVGEAPTSGGDTYNAVETVDEFIYFGGWVHAPAVYREEDRRILFTNKYSHVHVYDTEEGSVKLLWRDSIHHATEWAGEVSEIIYDPYGDRLLLAREDGHANLGVYSLDRRTGKADTLIHEPSPKGTLVHDTAFFGIGNNFTEGLREFRALDFISGRWEAFKPGESVDGKPYIRPELGAMASAYNRAFAFVRGGIFAGNPFMGEEFSFYRLFDFNTFYAPFRVNAVNVGGGILTAFNAHHDAVYRPDSNEFGMQWATTNTIVGPSLLVYIAPPMVKIVGTFGARVTSIEKMNGKLLIAANSAPNTGATEATPFDTGNRDLVVLDERIIQERPPSVSFSIPLALQGTRTFGGIPLDGYREPRLILKLSEDNRLTVYEYDLSLPATGAESEVFELDKGKNVIDLSTFGGIVSFELLKKDFKGKVKIDLR
- a CDS encoding L-fucose/L-arabinose isomerase family protein, whose amino-acid sequence is MLAVVTFTDPRPTSLSSERESAMKEKHETLVSFLRNRGFGVIDLNSELGKYSSLKDGRNFGIDSKEESVRAARMVASKDVAGAIIGLWHWTESNLVTAFARESKVPLLLYADDDPAWAGSTCITSVGASLWESSIHEHTLRHFRLKGDTSSLLSWARAAEAVRELSTHPLLIFGSPYTLGMEHLMDDIPGLKRMVEDFLMVDQYLIVKKAGEIDAKRVDEFYEWLLSKTEVKFDGRMLTPESLKRQIRLYLASKELTDKNVAGVSIKCQPELSEVYGTTACLIPALFPFPVDAEGEKGVIPATCEGDIKGTISSSILYFLSHKPPLFGDIKYLDDDVVIIANCGASSLYYARLSEDPEENLGGTTLQGQCQGKSGAALTYRTPSATFTFVRLIRRDGRYYLLYFLGEGVEIDEKIEEKLLWGKQWPHTAIKNPLDKETFLNVMGANHLSAVPGDYIRELWFIARMWGIRGINLNNPSDARRFIEEL
- a CDS encoding ABC transporter ATP-binding protein, whose amino-acid sequence is MAGVRLVGVWKEFEGVVAVREMNLEVRDGEFMILLGPSGCGKTTTLRMIAGLEEPTRGRVYIGEDLVADSEKGVFVPPKERDIAMVFQSYALYPHMTVYDNMAFPLKLRKVPKKEIDQRVKEVAELLGLMELLRRKPRELSGGQRQRVALGRAIIRKPKVFLMDEPLSNLDAKLRVKMRAELKKLQRHLGVTTIYVTHDQVEAMTMGDRIAVINKGQLQQVGTPEEVYNRPSNTFVAGFIGTPPMNFLEGTLLEDGRMDFGDFHLRLTAGQLELASGYTGKTLTLGIRPEDIYDADISPVHDEENTIRGRVDILENLGNEKIVHMSLGGYSLTASLPPESRVEEGSEVGLVVNIRRAHLFNEHGEALF
- a CDS encoding TrmB family transcriptional regulator sugar-binding domain-containing protein — protein: MEPSDKIMNAMMGLGFTKYEVLTYWTLLVNGPSTARKISEESGIPYNRVYDTVTSLKARGFVTEVEGSPRVYAAFSPSIAFMRLKSDIDDLRKLFEEELSKSKRKGQEKPAIWRTTDINEAIEMVRESIESSEYEIILVAPEKFLEEIKEDLENALKRGVTLSIYTGGEAPLNGIRGKGNLFIRRFHRLNHFIGMFDGKEVIDIQNIGLRPRNPPSFKATYPEIIFAQYAFVREAFQESELLIEDVNKKHDVRFFTTFHAVDLIRRYLPRQKIYAEIVGRNLSTGEIETLAGQVVGYSVVLEEGIDNFDLKIDGSVVKVGGMFAVLEEYESTKIRLILE